DNA from Nitrospira sp.:
GGATCGAATATCACCACGGCGCGCGCGTCCGCGTAGTCGGAGAACAAGATCCACTTCTTTGCGATGGTGAATTCTACGGCACTAACGCCAGGCAATTTGGCCAGCGCAGCTTTCACGTCCTTGACGCACCCTCCGCAGGTCATCCCATCGATCAGCAATGTGACGGTCTGCTGGCTTGAGCTTGCCGCGACACGTTCCTGGAACCCGGTCAGGCTCAGGATGACTGCACCGATCACAACGAGTTTCCACATGGGCGGTTTCCTCCTCTCCATCACCCTGCTTCCCAGGGGAAGAACGGTTGGACGGAACATGACGACTCATAGCTCAGATCCCTCGCCTTTCAAAAACTTATACACTCAACCAATACGGTGCCAGAACAAGTGCCAACGCCAAGGATGCCATGATCCAGAGCCATATCCTGTCTCCACTTTTCAGATCTCCTTGAGTACACACTTCTCCCGGCATGCATCCTGCTGACACTGGCTTCCTATAAGCAAGATAGAAGCTGATACCCAGCAGAAGCATCGTCAGACTGATGAAGACCGGCCGATAGGGCAAGAGTGCCTTCAGAAATCCGGCCGTGTCAGCCAGAAATCCTGCGGCCCCAATACCAACACCGAGGGCGGCAAACACCACCGGCCCGATGCAGCAGATCGAGGCGAAGAAGGCGGCCACGAGCCCACCAACAATTGTTGTCGTTCCGCCTTTCGTCAATGGTGGCCCTCACCCATTTTTCTTTTGCTCACTCCTTGTGGAGCCCGCTCGCTTTTCTTCCAGACTCGCCAGAATCGGACAGTGCGCTGTCGGCCGCTGAGCTCGGCAAGTGCGGATTAACCTCCTCAGCCCCGTCGCAAGCGATTGCAGATCCCGCACTTTGGCTTCTACATGTTTCAACTTGGCCTCCGCTTTTTGTTGGATATCCCCACAGCGGGCCGTCGATCTGACACGAAGATCGAGGAGTTCCTCGATCTCATGGAGTGTAAAACCCAACGCCTGGGCATTTTTAATGAAGCGGAGACGTCGCTGCGCCTCGTGGTTGTAGAGTCTGTAGCCGGATGGCAACCGAGAGGTGGGGCCGAGTATGTGGCGTCGTTCGTAGTAGCGAATCGTTTCGATATGCACCCCAGCATCTTTTGCGAGCTGTCCAATTGTGAGTTTGGTCGGCATGTCCACCTCATTGATGACGATACACCCTGTACTATAGTACCGAGTCAAGAAGGTTGCGTGTCTTTCATCCTCTTCCTAGCTCTAAGGATCTCTTGAACGTGTGACTTTCCTGAGCCGCCTGCACGGGCCA
Protein-coding regions in this window:
- a CDS encoding heavy-metal-associated domain-containing protein — translated: MWKLVVIGAVILSLTGFQERVAASSSQQTVTLLIDGMTCGGCVKDVKAALAKLPGVSAVEFTIAKKWILFSDYADARAVVIFDPEKSGVEVLIKAIEGASSPLSAYKARQVQP
- a CDS encoding mercuric transporter MerT family protein, which gives rise to MTKGGTTTIVGGLVAAFFASICCIGPVVFAALGVGIGAAGFLADTAGFLKALLPYRPVFISLTMLLLGISFYLAYRKPVSAGCMPGEVCTQGDLKSGDRIWLWIMASLALALVLAPYWLSV
- a CDS encoding heavy metal-responsive transcriptional regulator produces the protein MPTKLTIGQLAKDAGVHIETIRYYERRHILGPTSRLPSGYRLYNHEAQRRLRFIKNAQALGFTLHEIEELLDLRVRSTARCGDIQQKAEAKLKHVEAKVRDLQSLATGLRRLIRTCRAQRPTAHCPILASLEEKRAGSTRSEQKKNG